The Raoultibacter phocaeensis genome includes a window with the following:
- the accC gene encoding acetyl-CoA carboxylase biotin carboxylase subunit: MFNKILIANRGEVALRVMRACKELGVKTVAVYSTEDAETYPVRYADEAVCIGPAPANQSYLVMSSIIAAAKNSGAEAIHPGYGFLAENAEFARACAENDLVFIGPSPECIERMGDKSEARETMKMCGVPTVPGSDGCIDTVEEAQDFARRVGYPVLIKATAGGGGKGMREVHHPSDLEAQYKAARNEAGAAFGNDGVYLEKLVLRPRHVEIQVLADNFGNRVALCERDCSIQRRHQKLLEEAPSPALTDEIRRSMGVAALKAVRAVDYKNAGTIEFLLDQDGRFYFMEMNTRVQVEHPVTEQITGTDIIKEQLRIAAGEPMSCADRAPFAPMGHAIEFRINAEDPEYDFRPCPGTITVFDVPAGPGVRVESYVRAGTKISPYYDSLVAKLIVYGQDREEAIARGKRALDEFVIEGIKTTIPFHKRVLENEAFIAGDFSTDFLETQMGDASNG, translated from the coding sequence ATGTTTAACAAAATACTGATCGCTAATCGCGGCGAGGTGGCGCTGCGAGTTATGCGCGCGTGCAAAGAGCTCGGCGTGAAAACGGTCGCCGTGTATTCCACCGAAGATGCCGAGACCTATCCGGTGCGCTACGCCGATGAGGCTGTGTGCATCGGTCCGGCGCCTGCCAACCAGAGCTACCTCGTCATGTCGAGCATCATCGCGGCGGCGAAGAATTCGGGAGCCGAGGCCATTCATCCGGGCTATGGGTTTTTAGCCGAGAACGCCGAGTTCGCGCGCGCGTGCGCCGAGAACGACCTTGTGTTCATCGGTCCCTCGCCCGAATGCATCGAGCGTATGGGCGATAAGAGCGAAGCGCGCGAGACCATGAAGATGTGCGGTGTCCCAACCGTTCCCGGCTCCGACGGCTGCATCGATACCGTTGAGGAAGCGCAGGACTTCGCGCGCCGCGTCGGGTATCCCGTGCTCATCAAAGCTACGGCCGGTGGCGGCGGCAAGGGCATGCGCGAGGTTCACCACCCAAGCGACCTCGAAGCGCAGTACAAGGCCGCCCGCAACGAGGCTGGTGCCGCGTTCGGTAACGACGGCGTGTACCTCGAGAAGCTCGTGCTCCGTCCCCGTCACGTGGAGATACAGGTGCTTGCTGACAACTTCGGCAACCGCGTTGCGCTTTGCGAGCGCGACTGCTCCATCCAGCGTCGCCATCAGAAGCTGCTCGAAGAAGCACCGAGCCCGGCGCTCACCGACGAGATCCGTCGGTCGATGGGCGTTGCCGCTTTGAAGGCGGTGCGTGCCGTGGATTACAAGAACGCCGGTACCATCGAGTTCCTGCTCGATCAGGATGGGCGCTTCTATTTCATGGAAATGAACACGCGCGTGCAGGTTGAGCACCCGGTGACCGAGCAGATCACCGGAACCGATATCATCAAAGAGCAGCTCCGTATTGCGGCCGGAGAGCCGATGAGCTGCGCCGATCGTGCTCCGTTCGCGCCGATGGGGCACGCCATCGAGTTCCGTATCAACGCCGAGGATCCCGAGTACGATTTCCGTCCGTGTCCTGGCACGATTACCGTATTCGATGTACCCGCTGGGCCTGGTGTTCGTGTGGAGAGTTACGTTCGCGCGGGCACGAAGATATCTCCGTATTATGATTCGTTGGTAGCGAAGCTTATCGTATACGGGCAGGATCGCGAAGAGGCGATCGCCCGCGGCAAGCGAGCGCTTGACGAGTTCGTAATCGAGGGAATCAAGACAACCATACCCTTCCATAAGAGGGTACTGGAAAACGAGGCGTTCATAGCGGGCGATTTCTCGACTGATTTCCTGGAAACGCAGATGGGAGATGCTAGCAATGGCTGA
- a CDS encoding exodeoxyribonuclease VII small subunit, giving the protein MTSDTNATFESVKARLDEIVDAVGDESISLDDALDLYEEAVKLGMQASTLLEEGIAQQEAEGLSGGEDDADGMPREEGLEAARQTEGLAEQAQRADDAESQRE; this is encoded by the coding sequence ATGACGAGTGACACGAATGCCACGTTCGAGAGCGTCAAGGCCCGCCTCGACGAGATAGTCGATGCTGTAGGCGATGAGAGCATCTCGCTTGACGATGCGCTCGATCTGTACGAAGAGGCTGTCAAGCTCGGCATGCAGGCGAGCACGTTGCTCGAAGAGGGCATTGCGCAGCAGGAGGCCGAAGGGCTTTCAGGCGGCGAAGACGATGCGGATGGGATGCCGCGCGAAGAGGGGTTGGAAGCTGCTCGGCAAACCGAGGGGTTAGCGGAGCAAGCACAACGGGCTGATGATGCCGAATCCCAACGTGAGTAG
- a CDS encoding FAD-dependent oxidoreductase, whose protein sequence is MSHEVSRRTFLTGAAATGALAALGAMAGCSPAETANQPQAQATGASDSPGTSEKASWSWDTPPEPVAESDLVETVEADIVIVGAGISGVTAACRASELGASVAVIEKMAFPSSRGGHYAAYQSKAMTEAGMINDPKDQIVADWLRFSGDRNKEELAWLFIDRSSEVMDWLDDMSGDDLSIIPIYTHYVGPQYYEHIGTHVIRGDFADNENKISAPVYFMWKKAEENGARFSFDTAAEQLVKEGDVVVGVVAKASDGYRKYVAKKAVILATGDISGDTEMIEAYGDHLGLKPAVNAYTPAGANTGDGHKMGMWAGGRMQEYPVPTMIHLIRYCSLCFGFLYVNTDGKRFMNEDTWIQAKSIRILEQPGGEFAWSVFDANWPNDVAASIPLAGGQFWDDMSRTTEEWTPESATKVIEGALESGNAVKADTLEELAQAMGVDEASFIAEVENYNKLYAQGEDTQFHKRAELLTEIKEPPFYALKFGPSLLAMPGGLEINEQLQVLGEGDVPIDGLYAIGNVSGGRYAVDYPVFINGNSHGSAMTWGYIAAENIVNG, encoded by the coding sequence ATGTCTCACGAAGTATCGCGCCGCACCTTCCTTACCGGAGCGGCCGCAACGGGAGCCTTGGCTGCACTCGGAGCCATGGCCGGATGCTCTCCGGCGGAAACCGCGAATCAGCCGCAAGCGCAAGCAACGGGAGCATCGGATTCACCGGGAACGTCTGAGAAAGCAAGCTGGTCGTGGGATACGCCGCCCGAACCCGTTGCAGAAAGCGACCTCGTCGAAACAGTTGAAGCGGACATCGTCATCGTCGGAGCAGGCATTTCGGGCGTCACCGCAGCATGCCGTGCAAGCGAACTCGGCGCATCGGTCGCCGTCATCGAGAAAATGGCGTTTCCGAGCAGCCGCGGAGGCCACTACGCTGCCTACCAGTCCAAAGCGATGACTGAAGCGGGTATGATCAATGATCCCAAAGATCAAATCGTCGCAGACTGGCTGCGCTTTTCAGGCGACAGGAACAAAGAGGAACTCGCGTGGTTGTTCATCGACCGTTCGAGCGAGGTTATGGACTGGCTCGACGATATGTCGGGCGACGATCTCAGCATCATCCCGATCTACACGCACTACGTAGGGCCGCAGTATTACGAGCACATCGGAACGCATGTTATTCGCGGCGACTTTGCCGACAACGAGAACAAGATCAGCGCGCCTGTCTACTTCATGTGGAAGAAGGCGGAAGAAAACGGAGCGAGGTTTTCCTTCGACACTGCCGCAGAGCAGCTTGTCAAAGAGGGCGATGTTGTTGTGGGAGTCGTTGCCAAAGCATCCGACGGCTACAGAAAATACGTTGCCAAGAAAGCCGTCATCCTCGCCACCGGCGACATATCGGGCGATACCGAAATGATCGAAGCGTACGGAGACCACCTCGGCCTGAAGCCAGCCGTAAACGCCTACACGCCCGCTGGAGCGAACACCGGCGATGGGCACAAGATGGGCATGTGGGCAGGTGGGCGCATGCAGGAATACCCCGTGCCAACGATGATCCACCTCATCCGCTATTGCAGCCTCTGCTTCGGTTTCCTGTACGTCAACACCGACGGCAAGCGGTTCATGAACGAGGATACGTGGATTCAGGCAAAGTCCATCCGCATCCTCGAGCAACCCGGCGGTGAGTTCGCCTGGAGTGTGTTCGACGCGAACTGGCCGAACGATGTTGCCGCATCGATCCCCCTTGCTGGAGGCCAGTTCTGGGATGACATGTCCCGCACCACCGAAGAGTGGACTCCCGAATCGGCTACCAAAGTCATCGAAGGAGCCCTCGAAAGCGGCAATGCGGTCAAAGCGGATACGCTTGAGGAACTCGCACAGGCGATGGGCGTTGACGAAGCGTCGTTCATCGCTGAAGTCGAAAACTACAATAAGCTCTACGCGCAAGGCGAGGATACACAGTTCCATAAAAGGGCGGAGCTGCTTACCGAAATAAAGGAACCGCCGTTCTACGCCCTCAAATTCGGTCCCTCGCTCTTGGCCATGCCCGGCGGCCTTGAGATCAACGAGCAGCTCCAAGTGCTCGGCGAAGGCGACGTTCCGATCGACGGCCTGTACGCCATCGGCAATGTCTCGGGCGGGCGCTATGCGGTCGACTACCCCGTATTCATTAACGGCAACAGCCATGGATCGGCTATGACCTGGGGATACATTGCCGCCGAAAACATTGTGAACGGATAA
- the accB gene encoding acetyl-CoA carboxylase biotin carboxyl carrier protein, whose product MPRLQIMDTTIRDGQQSLWATRMQIGDMLPILPKMDRVGYWAIEAWGGATFDTCLRFLDENPWERLRSIKAKTPNTPLAMLSRGQNLVGYKHYSREICNRFIKAAHRNGVQVFRVFDALNDIRNVVDNAEAIKESGAHFEGAISYTMSPVHTLDSFLEYGQAMKDLGADSIAIKDMAGMLTPYRTERMVKAFNAEIGLPVHIHCHYVGGMAPANIIKAAEAGAAIADTAHAPLAFGNSHPAVEMIVAALQESRYDTGLDLDLLFEIAEYWEEVRKRGHYKRGVSSLIHMQVYSHQVPGGMMSNLVSQLEIQNAGDRLPEVMKEIPKVRAEVGYPPLVTPLSQIVGTQAVFNVLTGKRWSVVSKEMKDYICGYYGKAPGPMDREIVKKVVGDSEMLPPDVAPGSLVTTTYDEVAEEIGDLAKTEEDVLMYALFPNEARTYLSKHRTSEKVDFLLEQESSGTKEDDYVDINQIRELVRVAEESGVGEIVVEEEGTRIAVRMPGAAPAETAAPAAAPVAAVAPAETDAAQVAAPADSADRPATWQPVIAPMVGTFYVAPGPGEPPFVQVGDEVAANQTLCIVEAMKLMNEIGAEEMGTVREICLEDATPVEFGTVMFYIEPLGTPAPAPETA is encoded by the coding sequence ATGCCAAGACTTCAGATTATGGATACCACCATCCGCGATGGTCAGCAGAGCCTGTGGGCTACCCGCATGCAGATCGGCGATATGCTTCCGATCCTGCCGAAGATGGACCGCGTCGGATACTGGGCCATCGAGGCGTGGGGCGGTGCGACGTTCGACACGTGCCTGCGCTTTTTGGACGAAAACCCGTGGGAGCGCTTGCGTTCGATCAAAGCGAAAACGCCGAACACGCCGCTTGCGATGTTGTCCCGCGGCCAGAACTTGGTAGGATACAAGCATTATTCGCGCGAGATCTGCAACCGCTTCATCAAAGCGGCTCATCGAAACGGCGTCCAGGTGTTCCGCGTGTTCGACGCGCTGAACGATATCCGCAACGTCGTCGACAACGCCGAGGCCATCAAGGAAAGTGGCGCGCACTTCGAGGGGGCTATCTCCTACACGATGTCGCCGGTGCACACGCTCGACAGCTTCCTCGAGTACGGCCAGGCCATGAAGGATCTCGGTGCCGACTCCATCGCCATCAAGGATATGGCGGGCATGCTCACCCCGTACCGCACCGAGCGCATGGTCAAGGCGTTCAATGCCGAAATCGGCCTGCCGGTGCACATCCACTGCCATTACGTCGGCGGCATGGCTCCCGCCAACATCATCAAGGCTGCCGAAGCTGGTGCCGCCATCGCCGATACGGCCCATGCGCCGCTCGCGTTCGGCAACAGCCATCCGGCCGTCGAAATGATCGTGGCCGCGCTTCAGGAGAGCCGCTACGATACCGGGCTCGATCTCGACCTCCTGTTCGAGATCGCCGAATATTGGGAAGAGGTGCGCAAACGCGGCCACTACAAGCGCGGCGTCTCTTCGCTCATCCACATGCAGGTGTACTCCCATCAGGTACCGGGCGGCATGATGTCGAATCTGGTCTCGCAGCTCGAGATCCAGAACGCCGGCGACCGTCTGCCTGAGGTTATGAAAGAAATTCCGAAGGTGCGCGCCGAAGTGGGCTATCCGCCGCTCGTGACGCCGCTTTCGCAGATCGTCGGCACGCAGGCCGTGTTCAACGTACTCACGGGCAAGCGCTGGAGCGTCGTATCCAAGGAGATGAAAGACTACATCTGCGGTTACTACGGCAAGGCGCCCGGTCCTATGGACAGGGAAATCGTCAAGAAGGTTGTCGGCGATTCCGAGATGCTGCCGCCTGATGTGGCTCCCGGATCGCTTGTCACCACGACCTACGACGAGGTTGCCGAGGAAATCGGAGATTTGGCCAAGACCGAGGAAGACGTGCTCATGTACGCCCTCTTCCCCAACGAGGCCCGCACCTACTTAAGCAAGCACCGCACATCCGAAAAAGTCGATTTCCTGCTGGAACAGGAGTCGAGCGGTACCAAGGAGGACGATTACGTGGATATCAATCAGATTCGCGAGCTGGTTCGCGTTGCCGAAGAGAGCGGCGTCGGCGAGATCGTCGTCGAAGAAGAGGGAACGCGCATTGCGGTGCGCATGCCCGGTGCCGCCCCCGCTGAAACCGCTGCGCCCGCAGCGGCGCCCGTCGCAGCGGTAGCGCCTGCTGAAACCGATGCCGCGCAGGTGGCTGCTCCCGCAGACAGCGCCGACCGTCCCGCAACGTGGCAGCCGGTCATCGCTCCTATGGTGGGCACGTTCTATGTGGCCCCCGGTCCCGGTGAGCCTCCGTTCGTGCAGGTAGGCGATGAGGTTGCGGCGAATCAGACGCTCTGCATCGTCGAGGCCATGAAGCTCATGAACGAGATCGGCGCCGAGGAAATGGGCACCGTTCGCGAGATATGCCTCGAAGACGCGACACCGGTCGAGTTCGGAACGGTCATGTTCTACATCGAGCCTTTGGGAACCCCTGCGCCTGCGCCGGAGACTGCCTAA
- a CDS encoding response regulator transcription factor encodes MGKKTTGSRDFGGRISYRLFGFGFWQAWWVLAMCSDIILPGRSMSDTLFNLFFCITILTTASYLFVVLLSKRFGPFSNRRVFYVLAGGLATIGSFGLSSFTLVSYPSDFFPLFVVFAAVFSVGNALLLIMWGELWSTLATGRVGKYLYASYAFAFVLYFAVSALPHGVASVLTCLFPVVSTVILLSSQHEPKRSPSHVDFEVESFSPVKIAVAVVAIGAVHGFVQRYLNVSGTVPGTTIAYSLAIAGIAILLLVVYLVVVQPAAEPFALYKPILPSFAIGLMLLAILPPEFAFVGNGLMLLAIYSVDMLVMLVSTDIAFRTRKPVALCFGLALFGMRLGTTFASASVYLLTVSNALSAETSFVAYLVCAMIIVVVGSLVFTQVDLMKLYKPKPTNHAGQGVSENCRRISEACGLTPRESEVLGLLAEGRSAPYISGELCIAESTVKHHISSIYRKIGIYDRQSLMDVVLQGVAGKGAL; translated from the coding sequence ATGGGTAAGAAAACGACAGGCTCCCGTGATTTCGGGGGACGCATTTCATACAGGTTGTTCGGTTTCGGGTTTTGGCAGGCATGGTGGGTGCTTGCCATGTGCTCGGACATCATCCTCCCTGGAAGGTCGATGTCCGACACGCTGTTCAACCTGTTTTTCTGCATAACGATCCTTACAACGGCGAGCTATTTGTTCGTCGTACTGCTCAGCAAGCGGTTCGGTCCCTTCAGCAACCGGCGCGTTTTCTACGTCTTGGCCGGTGGCCTCGCGACCATTGGTTCGTTCGGTCTCAGCTCGTTTACGCTCGTGTCGTACCCAAGCGATTTCTTCCCGCTTTTCGTTGTGTTCGCTGCGGTATTCTCTGTTGGAAACGCGCTTTTGCTTATCATGTGGGGCGAGTTGTGGTCGACGTTGGCAACAGGACGCGTTGGCAAGTACCTCTATGCTTCGTATGCCTTCGCATTCGTGTTGTATTTCGCGGTGAGCGCCCTTCCTCACGGTGTTGCAAGCGTACTAACCTGCTTGTTCCCCGTTGTGTCCACCGTGATCCTCCTGTCGTCGCAGCATGAGCCGAAGCGCAGCCCCTCGCACGTCGATTTCGAGGTCGAATCGTTTTCGCCTGTTAAAATTGCCGTAGCCGTCGTCGCCATCGGGGCGGTACACGGTTTCGTGCAGCGCTACCTCAACGTATCGGGTACCGTGCCTGGCACAACCATAGCGTACTCTTTGGCTATAGCGGGCATAGCGATTCTGCTGCTTGTGGTGTATCTGGTTGTCGTTCAGCCGGCGGCTGAGCCTTTCGCATTGTATAAGCCCATCCTGCCCTCGTTTGCCATCGGATTGATGCTGCTTGCAATCTTGCCTCCGGAATTCGCTTTTGTGGGAAACGGCCTTATGCTTCTTGCGATATACAGCGTCGACATGCTCGTCATGCTCGTATCGACCGATATTGCTTTCAGGACGCGTAAGCCTGTGGCGCTCTGCTTCGGGCTTGCATTGTTCGGGATGCGGCTGGGCACCACGTTTGCTTCGGCGTCGGTCTATCTGTTGACCGTATCGAATGCGCTCAGTGCCGAAACGAGTTTCGTCGCCTACCTGGTATGCGCGATGATCATCGTCGTGGTGGGAAGTTTGGTGTTCACCCAAGTCGATCTCATGAAGCTGTATAAGCCGAAGCCCACGAATCATGCGGGACAGGGTGTTTCTGAGAACTGCAGAAGGATATCTGAAGCGTGCGGGTTGACTCCCCGCGAGAGCGAAGTTCTGGGTTTGCTTGCCGAAGGTAGGAGCGCTCCGTACATCAGCGGCGAGCTTTGCATCGCGGAGAGCACAGTGAAGCACCATATCAGCAGCATCTATCGAAAGATCGGCATTTACGACAGGCAGAGTTTGATGGACGTCGTGTTGCAGGGGGTGGCCGGCAAGGGCGCTCTGTAG
- a CDS encoding ATP-binding protein — MAGREHIIDAITLAFDRGSGDPNLSTIFVGARGTGKTALLAYLSEKALAHGWVSANVSAVDGMLEDIIERSIESASELIDVRDGARVKGVSVGGVLGIEWEYRDPQSGNWRTRMNSLIKELEAHGTGLLITVDEVRADLDEMVQLVSVYQHFVREGKKVALLMAGLPYKVSSLLTDQSISFLRRAQCHYLERIPDYEIENALRKTIENPGRSIEAEALSLSVDAIGGFPYMMQLVGYRMWDVQPDEPCITQEDAAKGIRLASREMKSRIIETTYRELSNGDLRFLKAMLPDEKESRLSDIAQRMGKKSNYASQYKRRLLEEGVIGERARGVVGFDIPGFREYLTGESD; from the coding sequence ATGGCGGGTCGGGAGCATATCATCGACGCGATAACACTGGCATTCGACAGGGGCTCGGGAGACCCGAACCTCTCGACGATTTTTGTTGGGGCTCGCGGAACGGGAAAGACGGCGCTGCTTGCCTATCTTTCCGAAAAGGCGCTAGCTCACGGATGGGTTTCGGCAAACGTCTCAGCGGTGGACGGCATGCTCGAGGATATTATCGAGCGTTCGATTGAATCGGCATCCGAGCTCATTGACGTGCGCGATGGGGCACGGGTCAAAGGGGTTTCCGTTGGAGGAGTGCTTGGCATCGAGTGGGAATATCGCGATCCGCAATCGGGTAACTGGCGTACGCGTATGAATTCGCTCATAAAGGAACTCGAAGCGCACGGCACGGGTTTGCTTATCACGGTTGACGAGGTGCGTGCCGATCTTGACGAGATGGTGCAGCTCGTATCTGTTTATCAGCATTTCGTTAGAGAGGGCAAGAAGGTCGCGCTGCTGATGGCAGGACTGCCTTATAAAGTGTCATCCCTGCTCACGGATCAGTCGATTTCCTTTCTGCGACGTGCGCAGTGCCACTACTTAGAAAGGATTCCCGATTACGAAATTGAAAACGCGCTGCGAAAAACAATTGAGAACCCGGGCCGCAGCATCGAAGCGGAAGCGCTGTCGCTTTCCGTCGATGCGATCGGCGGGTTTCCCTACATGATGCAATTGGTGGGCTACAGGATGTGGGATGTTCAGCCCGACGAACCATGCATTACTCAAGAGGATGCCGCAAAGGGCATACGCCTTGCCTCGCGCGAGATGAAAAGCCGAATCATCGAAACGACGTACCGAGAGCTTTCTAACGGCGATCTGCGGTTTTTGAAAGCTATGCTGCCCGATGAGAAAGAAAGCCGGTTGTCCGATATAGCGCAACGCATGGGGAAGAAGAGCAATTACGCAAGTCAATACAAACGGCGTCTTTTGGAAGAGGGCGTTATCGGCGAGCGAGCGCGCGGGGTAGTGGGATTCGATATCCCCGGATTTCGCGAGTACTTAACCGGCGAAAGCGACTAG
- the dxs gene encoding 1-deoxy-D-xylulose-5-phosphate synthase: MDDRILDIISSPSDLKLLSDEELALLANEIREEIITVTSQTGGHVASSLGAVEIILTAQALLDCPTDKLVFDVGHQAYAHKLVTGRQGCFDTLRTYGGVSGFPKPTESEYDVHPSGHASDSLSTALGLALARDLRGTHERIVAVIGDAALSGGMAFEALNHIGQAQTPMVIILNDNEMSISRNVGALMKHLGYMRASSQYRQTRDTVQEKLENSGRFGSAMANFGRNMKESMKQFVIPRSMIFEQLGILCTAPIDGHDIPLLKETLANVIDTDVPVLVHVVTKKGIGYAPAEKSPEVFHGVSPFDIATGEVKKKAAKAPTYTSVFSGALVAEAEKDEDIVAITAAMKDGTGLAEFAERFPDRFMDAGIAEEHAVGLASGLAIGGKKPVVAIYSTFLQRAIDQLIINNALPELNVVFAIDRAGIVGEDGPTHHGMFDIPYTRMVPHMKVLAPSNEAELVRALRTALAMGGPFAIRYPRGEAEGADIPANPEAFELAKSRLVREGDDVAILAFGRMVGKAEEAARLLAEEGIEARVVDMRWIKPLDTDAIAEAAKLPLVVTIEGGVIEGGVGQGILGELARMRSTVSVLALGIDDGFVGQGKTDLLLRDLGLDGEGIAKSVKEALGR, encoded by the coding sequence ATGGACGATCGTATTCTCGATATCATAAGCTCCCCGAGCGATCTTAAGCTTTTGAGCGACGAGGAGCTGGCGCTTCTCGCCAACGAAATCCGTGAAGAGATCATTACGGTTACTTCCCAAACGGGCGGCCATGTGGCTTCGAGCCTCGGTGCCGTGGAAATCATTCTGACCGCACAGGCGCTGCTCGATTGCCCGACTGACAAGCTCGTGTTCGATGTGGGCCACCAAGCCTACGCCCATAAGCTCGTGACGGGCAGGCAAGGTTGCTTCGACACGCTGCGTACGTACGGCGGCGTATCGGGTTTCCCGAAGCCGACTGAAAGCGAATACGACGTGCATCCCTCGGGCCACGCCTCCGATTCGCTGTCGACGGCGCTCGGCCTTGCTCTTGCACGCGATCTGCGGGGGACGCACGAGCGGATCGTCGCGGTCATCGGCGACGCTGCGCTTTCGGGCGGCATGGCGTTCGAGGCGCTCAACCACATCGGCCAGGCGCAAACGCCCATGGTCATCATCCTGAACGATAACGAGATGTCCATCTCTCGCAACGTGGGCGCGCTCATGAAGCACCTCGGCTATATGCGCGCGTCGAGCCAGTATCGCCAAACGCGCGATACGGTGCAGGAAAAGCTCGAGAACAGCGGGCGATTCGGGTCGGCCATGGCAAATTTCGGCCGCAACATGAAGGAATCAATGAAGCAGTTCGTGATTCCGCGGTCCATGATCTTCGAACAGCTCGGCATTTTGTGCACGGCTCCGATCGACGGACACGATATCCCGCTGCTCAAAGAAACGCTTGCGAACGTCATCGACACCGATGTGCCTGTGCTCGTGCACGTTGTAACCAAGAAGGGCATCGGGTACGCCCCTGCGGAGAAATCGCCCGAGGTGTTCCATGGCGTTTCTCCTTTCGACATCGCAACGGGCGAGGTGAAGAAGAAGGCGGCGAAAGCTCCTACCTACACGTCGGTGTTCTCGGGGGCGCTTGTGGCCGAAGCCGAGAAGGACGAGGACATCGTGGCGATTACAGCCGCCATGAAAGACGGCACCGGGCTCGCCGAGTTCGCCGAGCGCTTCCCGGATCGTTTCATGGATGCGGGCATCGCCGAAGAGCATGCCGTCGGGCTTGCCTCGGGATTGGCCATCGGCGGCAAGAAACCCGTCGTTGCCATCTATTCCACGTTTCTGCAGCGCGCGATCGACCAGCTGATCATCAACAACGCGCTCCCCGAACTCAATGTCGTGTTCGCCATCGATCGTGCAGGTATCGTCGGCGAAGACGGCCCTACGCATCATGGCATGTTCGACATACCCTACACGCGCATGGTCCCCCATATGAAGGTGCTTGCTCCGTCGAACGAGGCCGAGCTTGTCCGCGCGTTGCGTACGGCGCTTGCCATGGGTGGACCGTTCGCCATCAGGTATCCGCGCGGCGAGGCAGAAGGTGCGGATATCCCCGCGAATCCCGAAGCGTTCGAGCTAGCGAAAAGCAGGCTCGTGCGAGAAGGAGACGACGTAGCCATCCTCGCGTTCGGTCGCATGGTGGGCAAGGCCGAAGAGGCCGCCCGCTTGCTTGCCGAAGAGGGCATCGAGGCGCGCGTTGTCGACATGCGTTGGATTAAACCGCTCGATACCGATGCCATCGCCGAGGCGGCAAAGCTGCCGCTCGTGGTGACAATCGAGGGCGGCGTCATCGAAGGCGGCGTGGGACAGGGGATTCTCGGTGAGCTTGCACGGATGCGTTCGACGGTTTCCGTGCTGGCGCTCGGCATCGACGACGGGTTCGTCGGCCAAGGCAAGACCGATCTTTTGCTGCGCGATCTCGGCCTTGACGGCGAAGGCATCGCGAAATCGGTGAAAGAGGCGCTTGGAAGGTAG
- a CDS encoding Asp23/Gls24 family envelope stress response protein, which yields MADLNVDGMALAPGVVETIISIAAKEVQGVASIGPSGVGGLRSVFGSKPSTQGIEVDVDDDDTLHVSVRIDVYYGHVLPEVADAVRTAISDAVASQIGIPVGSVDVYIDGIQFAE from the coding sequence ATGGCTGATCTGAACGTTGACGGCATGGCGCTTGCGCCCGGTGTCGTAGAAACCATTATTTCTATCGCCGCGAAAGAAGTACAGGGCGTTGCGTCCATCGGACCTTCCGGCGTAGGCGGTCTTCGGTCCGTGTTCGGCTCGAAGCCCTCGACGCAGGGTATCGAGGTAGATGTCGACGACGATGATACGCTGCATGTTTCGGTACGCATCGATGTGTATTACGGTCACGTGCTTCCCGAAGTCGCCGATGCCGTGCGTACGGCGATTTCCGATGCGGTTGCAAGCCAGATCGGAATTCCAGTCGGCAGCGTCGATGTGTACATCGACGGCATCCAGTTCGCCGAATAA
- the nusB gene encoding transcription antitermination factor NusB produces MSAKRHERTFARRAALQVLYQGEILDESAAAIVADDRYLADDGPLPDYACDLLKLIDEHRSDIDGHLKATSENWTLERMPVVDRSILRLATCEMMYVDDVPLSVSINEAVELAKDFGGEDDSPRFVNGVLGRIATSLEEESNDE; encoded by the coding sequence ATGTCTGCTAAGCGACACGAAAGGACCTTTGCGCGCCGCGCGGCGTTGCAGGTTCTCTATCAAGGTGAAATCCTCGACGAATCGGCGGCGGCAATCGTCGCCGATGATCGTTATCTGGCCGACGACGGCCCCCTTCCGGACTATGCGTGCGATCTACTCAAGTTGATCGACGAGCATCGCTCGGATATAGATGGCCACCTAAAAGCGACTTCAGAGAACTGGACGCTCGAGCGCATGCCAGTGGTCGATCGCTCGATCCTCAGGCTTGCAACCTGTGAGATGATGTACGTGGACGATGTGCCGCTTTCGGTTTCGATCAACGAAGCTGTCGAGCTCGCGAAGGATTTCGGGGGGGAGGACGATTCGCCCCGGTTCGTCAACGGCGTGCTTGGACGGATCGCGACATCGCTGGAAGAGGAAAGCAATGACGAGTGA